From the genome of Phycodurus eques isolate BA_2022a chromosome 22, UOR_Pequ_1.1, whole genome shotgun sequence, one region includes:
- the gsap gene encoding gamma-secretase-activating protein isoform X8: MLKVQPEFDLRRDVEADIRRKEAAVCRVKDYSGAVDILILNTERDGGILYSWKGSSGATRVGKYDSSTKQNKLLYTFDKQVCVSSCSLNKEETLLAVSLAQNNGGEEHLKPISQCLTLLIEIHPINNTKVLKAVDCRVKVQFLHPETNRRSVQESHLLLLTEDGYVDQYHVMLTRHEGYKVVVANPERLSKTAERVAEDFCWVQWDVHTQRLYYLTHADKFLLRCVQFYDNHNCETVLELPLALPAHAFSTVKFVNLGFDHHHVEKPERVKMEVFTNRLGSMCVCSSRPACHKPELIYSVVLVHKDCSKTFRVTLGQPTRDSTLLHPLFIPIGYYVVVYLRACFLHCINTRQQEMLCHSLFLSGDDADLGLSSKSGAFTVLHADDESSVALLDLPNGTIHGVQLSPPHLLQILRSGPRSGRPNNMVDAQRLATLHCLLLYSGNDPNVELEIIEWLCDNVKVFESFDPIQEFILASLYRISYQKSLSLDKLLPCSSVFEGKEVPACLTEIPGVLCTTLLHTESVFKGKARSVQGFWSELQWNTERTAYFDVDPNPRYRTSHVQAYWSKLMTEKPSSHMTHVLENTKKVLSMVDTWRLDRKLVPLFQEEDHHQKLLIGLTVEKLREHLNTHLPRQGKKKIDSLVINYVAKLLELIRHMLESVWLKHKLGPLVLCFKQRASPGEWAVFHFMLRILEATRGLCMPLPPGYQTLLAALALRCLPHHTFLQYVDHRFLQLTDTFVSRLMTELDNSAANEKLKFSVLKRLPEANRFYHMWDHPISSASISRDYVRNLLGGRNKNKTQKVSRLFPLVLLQGFAFTGRDKASFRTDVLPLTYLAKVLSDIEEQGLNPFEEQENVDATFVEETALKQTLILLGFEGK, translated from the exons ATGTTAAAAGTGCAGCCCGAGTTTGACCTGCGCAGAGATGTGGAGGCTGACATCCGAAGGAAGGAGGCGGCGGTGTGCAGGGTGAAAG ACTACTCTGGAGCAGTGGACATTTTAATCCTCAACACTGAGAGAGATGGGGGCATCCTTTACTCCTGGAAg GGATCAAGTGGGGCCACACGTGTTGGGAAATATGACTCAAGCACCAAGCAGAATAAG CTCCTGTATACCTTCGACAAGCAGGTGTGTGTTAGCAGCTGCTCCCTAAACAAGGAGGAAACGTTGTTAG CTGTCAGCTTGGCACAAAACAATGGTGGAGAGGAGCACCTCAAACCAA TATCCCAGTGCTTGACGCTCCTGATTGAGATCCATCCTATCAACAACACCAAAGTCTTAAAGGCGGTAGACTGCAGGGTCAAAGTGCAG TTTCTCCATCCTGAAACTAACCGCAGATCAGTGCAGGAGAGCCACCTGCTGCTGCTAACTGAAGATGGAT ATGTGGATCAGTACCACGTCATGCTGACCAGGCATGAGGGTTACAAAGTG GTGGTGGCCAATCCGGAGCGTTTGTCCAAGACAGCCGAGCGGGTGGCGGAGGATTTCTGCTGGGTCCAATGGGACGTGCACACGCAGAGGCTCTATTATCTCACCCATGCG GACAAGTTCCTGCTGCGATGTGTGCAGTTCTACGACAACCACAATTGTGAAACTGTG CTGGAGCTCCCATTAGCGTTGCCTGCTCATGCTTTCAGCACCGTCAA gtTTGTGAACTTGGGTTTTGACCACCATCACGTGGAGAAGCCAGAGCGAGTAAAGATGGAAGTATTCACAAACCGATTAG GAAGCATGTGCGTGTGCTCCAGTCGACCCGCTTGCCACAAACCGGAGCTCATCTATTCTGTGGTTTTAGTTCACAAag ACTGCAGCAAGACTTTTCGGGTCACTTTGGGCCAGCCGACACGGGACAGCACGCTGCTCCATCCCCTCTTCATTCCTATag GTTACTACGTCGTGGTGTATCTGCGCGCTTGCTTCCTGCACTGCATCAACACCAGGCAGCAGGAGATGCTCTGCCACTCCCTCTTCCTGTCTG GTGATGATGCGGACTTGGGCCTATCGTCAAAGTCCGGAGCGTTCACAGTGCTGCACGCAGATGACGAGTCAAGTGTGGCCCTGTTGGACCTGCCAAATGGGACTATCCATGGTGTCCAACTCAGCCCACCCCACCTTCTGCAGATTCTACGATCAGGCCCCCGTTCTGG GAGACCCAACAACATGGTTGACGCTCAGCGCCTGGCCACCCTTCACTGCCTTCTCCTTTACAGCGGAAATGACCCAAACGTGGAGCTGGAG ATTATTGAGTGGCTGTGTGACAATGTGAAAGTATTTGAGTCCTTTGACCCCATCCAGGAGTTCATTCTAG CATCTTTATACAGAATTAGCTACCAGAAGTCCCTCAGCCTGGATAAACTGCTGCCTTGCTCATCGGTGTTTGAAGGGAAG GAGGTACCAGCGTGTCTGACGGAGATCCCCGGTGTGCTGTGCACCACTCTGCTGCATACCGAGTCTGTGTTTAAAGGGAAG GCCAGGAGTGTCCAGGGCTTCTGGTCCGAGCTGCAGTGGAACACGGAGAGGACAGCATATTTTGACGTCGATCCCAACCCCAGATACAGAACCTCTCACGTTCAGGCCTACTGGAGCAAACTT ATGACAGAAAAACCCTCAAGCCACATGACTCATGTGTTGGAGAACACTAAGAA GGTTCTTTCCATGGTAGACACTTGGCGTCTTG ACAGGAAGCTGGTTCCGCTTTTCCAAGAGGAGGATCACCACCAGAAGCTGCTCATAGGCCTG aCGGTGGAGAAGCTCCGAGAGCATCTCAATACACACCTGCCTCGCCAGGGCAAGAAGAAGATAGACTCCCTGGTCATCAACTATGTAGCCAAACTG ctGGAGCTGATCAGACACATGCTGGAGTCAGTCTGGCTGAAGCACAAGCTGGGCCCTCTTGTTCTGTGCTT CAAACAACGGGCCAGTCCGGGCGAGTGGGCTGTGTTTCACTTCATGCTTCGGATCCTAGAAGCCACCAGGGGTCTCTGCATGCCCCTCCCACCTG GTTATCAAACTCTGCTAGCGGCGTTGGCTTTGCGTTGCCTCCCTCATCACACTTTCCTACAGTATGTCGACCACCGCTTCCTTCAGCTAACGGACACCTTCGTGTCTCGACTCATGACAG AGTTGGACAACAGTGCAGCTAATGAGAAACTGAAGTTCAGTGTATTAAAGAGACTTCCAGAG GCAAACAGATTCTACCACATGTGGGATCATCCTATCAGTTCGGCTTCCATCTCCAGAGATTACGTCAGGAATCTGTTGGGGGGACGGAACAAAAACAag ACACAGAAAGTCAGTAGACTTTTCCCACTTGTCCTTCTGCAGGGATTTGCTTTCACCGGCAGAGACAAAGCATCCTTCAGAACAGACGTCCTGCCTTTGACGTACCTGGCCAAAGTGCTTTCTGACATCGAGGAGCAAG GTCTGAACCCCTTTGAGGAGCAGGAGAACGTGGACGCTACATTTGTGGAGGAGACGGCTCTGAAACAGACACTCATTCTGCTGGGATTTGAGGGAAAatga
- the gsap gene encoding gamma-secretase-activating protein isoform X7, whose amino-acid sequence MLKVQPEFDLRRDVEADIRRKEAAVCRVKDYSGAVDILILNTERDGGILYSWKVITIIGSSGATRVGKYDSSTKQNKLLYTFDKQVCVSSCSLNKEETLLAVSLAQNNGGEEHLKPISQCLTLLIEIHPINNTKVLKAVDCRVKVQFLHPETNRRSVQESHLLLLTEDGYVDQYHVMLTRHEGYKVVVANPERLSKTAERVAEDFCWVQWDVHTQRLYYLTHADKFLLRCVQFYDNHNCETVLELPLALPAHAFSTVKFVNLGFDHHHVEKPERVKMEVFTNRLGSMCVCSSRPACHKPELIYSVVLVHKDCSKTFRVTLGQPTRDSTLLHPLFIPIGYYVVVYLRACFLHCINTRQQEMLCHSLFLSGDDADLGLSSKSGAFTVLHADDESSVALLDLPNGTIHGVQLSPPHLLQILRSGPRSGRPNNMVDAQRLATLHCLLLYSGNDPNVELEIIEWLCDNVKVFESFDPIQEFILASLYRISYQKSLSLDKLLPCSSVFEGKEVPACLTEIPGVLCTTLLHTESVFKGKARSVQGFWSELQWNTERTAYFDVDPNPRYRTSHVQAYWSKLMTEKPSSHMTHVLENTKKVLSMVDTWRLDRKLVPLFQEEDHHQKLLIGLTVEKLREHLNTHLPRQGKKKIDSLVINYVAKLLELIRHMLESVWLKHKLGPLVLCFKQRASPGEWAVFHFMLRILEATRGLCMPLPPGYQTLLAALALRCLPHHTFLQYVDHRFLQLTDTFVSRLMTELDNSAANEKLKFSVLKRLPEANRFYHMWDHPISSASISRDYVRNLLGGRNKNKTQKVSRLFPLVLLQGFAFTGRDKASFRTDVLPLTYLAKVLSDIEEQGLNPFEEQENVDATFVEETALKQTLILLGFEGK is encoded by the exons ATGTTAAAAGTGCAGCCCGAGTTTGACCTGCGCAGAGATGTGGAGGCTGACATCCGAAGGAAGGAGGCGGCGGTGTGCAGGGTGAAAG ACTACTCTGGAGCAGTGGACATTTTAATCCTCAACACTGAGAGAGATGGGGGCATCCTTTACTCCTGGAAggttattactattatt GGATCAAGTGGGGCCACACGTGTTGGGAAATATGACTCAAGCACCAAGCAGAATAAG CTCCTGTATACCTTCGACAAGCAGGTGTGTGTTAGCAGCTGCTCCCTAAACAAGGAGGAAACGTTGTTAG CTGTCAGCTTGGCACAAAACAATGGTGGAGAGGAGCACCTCAAACCAA TATCCCAGTGCTTGACGCTCCTGATTGAGATCCATCCTATCAACAACACCAAAGTCTTAAAGGCGGTAGACTGCAGGGTCAAAGTGCAG TTTCTCCATCCTGAAACTAACCGCAGATCAGTGCAGGAGAGCCACCTGCTGCTGCTAACTGAAGATGGAT ATGTGGATCAGTACCACGTCATGCTGACCAGGCATGAGGGTTACAAAGTG GTGGTGGCCAATCCGGAGCGTTTGTCCAAGACAGCCGAGCGGGTGGCGGAGGATTTCTGCTGGGTCCAATGGGACGTGCACACGCAGAGGCTCTATTATCTCACCCATGCG GACAAGTTCCTGCTGCGATGTGTGCAGTTCTACGACAACCACAATTGTGAAACTGTG CTGGAGCTCCCATTAGCGTTGCCTGCTCATGCTTTCAGCACCGTCAA gtTTGTGAACTTGGGTTTTGACCACCATCACGTGGAGAAGCCAGAGCGAGTAAAGATGGAAGTATTCACAAACCGATTAG GAAGCATGTGCGTGTGCTCCAGTCGACCCGCTTGCCACAAACCGGAGCTCATCTATTCTGTGGTTTTAGTTCACAAag ACTGCAGCAAGACTTTTCGGGTCACTTTGGGCCAGCCGACACGGGACAGCACGCTGCTCCATCCCCTCTTCATTCCTATag GTTACTACGTCGTGGTGTATCTGCGCGCTTGCTTCCTGCACTGCATCAACACCAGGCAGCAGGAGATGCTCTGCCACTCCCTCTTCCTGTCTG GTGATGATGCGGACTTGGGCCTATCGTCAAAGTCCGGAGCGTTCACAGTGCTGCACGCAGATGACGAGTCAAGTGTGGCCCTGTTGGACCTGCCAAATGGGACTATCCATGGTGTCCAACTCAGCCCACCCCACCTTCTGCAGATTCTACGATCAGGCCCCCGTTCTGG GAGACCCAACAACATGGTTGACGCTCAGCGCCTGGCCACCCTTCACTGCCTTCTCCTTTACAGCGGAAATGACCCAAACGTGGAGCTGGAG ATTATTGAGTGGCTGTGTGACAATGTGAAAGTATTTGAGTCCTTTGACCCCATCCAGGAGTTCATTCTAG CATCTTTATACAGAATTAGCTACCAGAAGTCCCTCAGCCTGGATAAACTGCTGCCTTGCTCATCGGTGTTTGAAGGGAAG GAGGTACCAGCGTGTCTGACGGAGATCCCCGGTGTGCTGTGCACCACTCTGCTGCATACCGAGTCTGTGTTTAAAGGGAAG GCCAGGAGTGTCCAGGGCTTCTGGTCCGAGCTGCAGTGGAACACGGAGAGGACAGCATATTTTGACGTCGATCCCAACCCCAGATACAGAACCTCTCACGTTCAGGCCTACTGGAGCAAACTT ATGACAGAAAAACCCTCAAGCCACATGACTCATGTGTTGGAGAACACTAAGAA GGTTCTTTCCATGGTAGACACTTGGCGTCTTG ACAGGAAGCTGGTTCCGCTTTTCCAAGAGGAGGATCACCACCAGAAGCTGCTCATAGGCCTG aCGGTGGAGAAGCTCCGAGAGCATCTCAATACACACCTGCCTCGCCAGGGCAAGAAGAAGATAGACTCCCTGGTCATCAACTATGTAGCCAAACTG ctGGAGCTGATCAGACACATGCTGGAGTCAGTCTGGCTGAAGCACAAGCTGGGCCCTCTTGTTCTGTGCTT CAAACAACGGGCCAGTCCGGGCGAGTGGGCTGTGTTTCACTTCATGCTTCGGATCCTAGAAGCCACCAGGGGTCTCTGCATGCCCCTCCCACCTG GTTATCAAACTCTGCTAGCGGCGTTGGCTTTGCGTTGCCTCCCTCATCACACTTTCCTACAGTATGTCGACCACCGCTTCCTTCAGCTAACGGACACCTTCGTGTCTCGACTCATGACAG AGTTGGACAACAGTGCAGCTAATGAGAAACTGAAGTTCAGTGTATTAAAGAGACTTCCAGAG GCAAACAGATTCTACCACATGTGGGATCATCCTATCAGTTCGGCTTCCATCTCCAGAGATTACGTCAGGAATCTGTTGGGGGGACGGAACAAAAACAag ACACAGAAAGTCAGTAGACTTTTCCCACTTGTCCTTCTGCAGGGATTTGCTTTCACCGGCAGAGACAAAGCATCCTTCAGAACAGACGTCCTGCCTTTGACGTACCTGGCCAAAGTGCTTTCTGACATCGAGGAGCAAG GTCTGAACCCCTTTGAGGAGCAGGAGAACGTGGACGCTACATTTGTGGAGGAGACGGCTCTGAAACAGACACTCATTCTGCTGGGATTTGAGGGAAAatga
- the gsap gene encoding gamma-secretase-activating protein isoform X4, with the protein MLKVQPEFDLRRDVEADIRRKEAAVCRVKDYSGAVDILILNTERDGGILYSWKGSSGATRVGKYDSSTKQNKLLYTFDKQVCVSSCSLNKEETLLAVSLAQNNGGEEHLKPSETRSHAPSFIDMLHHFSSLALVSQCLTLLIEIHPINNTKVLKAVDCRVKVQFLHPETNRRSVQESHLLLLTEDGYVDQYHVMLTRHEGYKVQVVANPERLSKTAERVAEDFCWVQWDVHTQRLYYLTHADKFLLRCVQFYDNHNCETVLELPLALPAHAFSTVKFVNLGFDHHHVEKPERVKMEVFTNRLGSMCVCSSRPACHKPELIYSVVLVHKDCSKTFRVTLGQPTRDSTLLHPLFIPIGYYVVVYLRACFLHCINTRQQEMLCHSLFLSGDDADLGLSSKSGAFTVLHADDESSVALLDLPNGTIHGVQLSPPHLLQILRSGPRSGRPNNMVDAQRLATLHCLLLYSGNDPNVELEIIEWLCDNVKVFESFDPIQEFILASLYRISYQKSLSLDKLLPCSSVFEGKEVPACLTEIPGVLCTTLLHTESVFKGKARSVQGFWSELQWNTERTAYFDVDPNPRYRTSHVQAYWSKLMTEKPSSHMTHVLENTKKVLSMVDTWRLDRKLVPLFQEEDHHQKLLIGLTVEKLREHLNTHLPRQGKKKIDSLVINYVAKLLELIRHMLESVWLKHKLGPLVLCFKQRASPGEWAVFHFMLRILEATRGLCMPLPPGYQTLLAALALRCLPHHTFLQYVDHRFLQLTDTFVSRLMTELDNSAANEKLKFSVLKRLPEANRFYHMWDHPISSASISRDYVRNLLGGRNKNKTQKVSRLFPLVLLQGFAFTGRDKASFRTDVLPLTYLAKVLSDIEEQGLNPFEEQENVDATFVEETALKQTLILLGFEGK; encoded by the exons ATGTTAAAAGTGCAGCCCGAGTTTGACCTGCGCAGAGATGTGGAGGCTGACATCCGAAGGAAGGAGGCGGCGGTGTGCAGGGTGAAAG ACTACTCTGGAGCAGTGGACATTTTAATCCTCAACACTGAGAGAGATGGGGGCATCCTTTACTCCTGGAAg GGATCAAGTGGGGCCACACGTGTTGGGAAATATGACTCAAGCACCAAGCAGAATAAG CTCCTGTATACCTTCGACAAGCAGGTGTGTGTTAGCAGCTGCTCCCTAAACAAGGAGGAAACGTTGTTAG CTGTCAGCTTGGCACAAAACAATGGTGGAGAGGAGCACCTCAAACCAAGTGAGACACGCTCACATGCTCCTTCTTTCATTGACATGCTTCATCATTTCTCATCCCTCGCTTTAGTATCCCAGTGCTTGACGCTCCTGATTGAGATCCATCCTATCAACAACACCAAAGTCTTAAAGGCGGTAGACTGCAGGGTCAAAGTGCAG TTTCTCCATCCTGAAACTAACCGCAGATCAGTGCAGGAGAGCCACCTGCTGCTGCTAACTGAAGATGGAT ATGTGGATCAGTACCACGTCATGCTGACCAGGCATGAGGGTTACAAAGTG CAGGTGGTGGCCAATCCGGAGCGTTTGTCCAAGACAGCCGAGCGGGTGGCGGAGGATTTCTGCTGGGTCCAATGGGACGTGCACACGCAGAGGCTCTATTATCTCACCCATGCG GACAAGTTCCTGCTGCGATGTGTGCAGTTCTACGACAACCACAATTGTGAAACTGTG CTGGAGCTCCCATTAGCGTTGCCTGCTCATGCTTTCAGCACCGTCAA gtTTGTGAACTTGGGTTTTGACCACCATCACGTGGAGAAGCCAGAGCGAGTAAAGATGGAAGTATTCACAAACCGATTAG GAAGCATGTGCGTGTGCTCCAGTCGACCCGCTTGCCACAAACCGGAGCTCATCTATTCTGTGGTTTTAGTTCACAAag ACTGCAGCAAGACTTTTCGGGTCACTTTGGGCCAGCCGACACGGGACAGCACGCTGCTCCATCCCCTCTTCATTCCTATag GTTACTACGTCGTGGTGTATCTGCGCGCTTGCTTCCTGCACTGCATCAACACCAGGCAGCAGGAGATGCTCTGCCACTCCCTCTTCCTGTCTG GTGATGATGCGGACTTGGGCCTATCGTCAAAGTCCGGAGCGTTCACAGTGCTGCACGCAGATGACGAGTCAAGTGTGGCCCTGTTGGACCTGCCAAATGGGACTATCCATGGTGTCCAACTCAGCCCACCCCACCTTCTGCAGATTCTACGATCAGGCCCCCGTTCTGG GAGACCCAACAACATGGTTGACGCTCAGCGCCTGGCCACCCTTCACTGCCTTCTCCTTTACAGCGGAAATGACCCAAACGTGGAGCTGGAG ATTATTGAGTGGCTGTGTGACAATGTGAAAGTATTTGAGTCCTTTGACCCCATCCAGGAGTTCATTCTAG CATCTTTATACAGAATTAGCTACCAGAAGTCCCTCAGCCTGGATAAACTGCTGCCTTGCTCATCGGTGTTTGAAGGGAAG GAGGTACCAGCGTGTCTGACGGAGATCCCCGGTGTGCTGTGCACCACTCTGCTGCATACCGAGTCTGTGTTTAAAGGGAAG GCCAGGAGTGTCCAGGGCTTCTGGTCCGAGCTGCAGTGGAACACGGAGAGGACAGCATATTTTGACGTCGATCCCAACCCCAGATACAGAACCTCTCACGTTCAGGCCTACTGGAGCAAACTT ATGACAGAAAAACCCTCAAGCCACATGACTCATGTGTTGGAGAACACTAAGAA GGTTCTTTCCATGGTAGACACTTGGCGTCTTG ACAGGAAGCTGGTTCCGCTTTTCCAAGAGGAGGATCACCACCAGAAGCTGCTCATAGGCCTG aCGGTGGAGAAGCTCCGAGAGCATCTCAATACACACCTGCCTCGCCAGGGCAAGAAGAAGATAGACTCCCTGGTCATCAACTATGTAGCCAAACTG ctGGAGCTGATCAGACACATGCTGGAGTCAGTCTGGCTGAAGCACAAGCTGGGCCCTCTTGTTCTGTGCTT CAAACAACGGGCCAGTCCGGGCGAGTGGGCTGTGTTTCACTTCATGCTTCGGATCCTAGAAGCCACCAGGGGTCTCTGCATGCCCCTCCCACCTG GTTATCAAACTCTGCTAGCGGCGTTGGCTTTGCGTTGCCTCCCTCATCACACTTTCCTACAGTATGTCGACCACCGCTTCCTTCAGCTAACGGACACCTTCGTGTCTCGACTCATGACAG AGTTGGACAACAGTGCAGCTAATGAGAAACTGAAGTTCAGTGTATTAAAGAGACTTCCAGAG GCAAACAGATTCTACCACATGTGGGATCATCCTATCAGTTCGGCTTCCATCTCCAGAGATTACGTCAGGAATCTGTTGGGGGGACGGAACAAAAACAag ACACAGAAAGTCAGTAGACTTTTCCCACTTGTCCTTCTGCAGGGATTTGCTTTCACCGGCAGAGACAAAGCATCCTTCAGAACAGACGTCCTGCCTTTGACGTACCTGGCCAAAGTGCTTTCTGACATCGAGGAGCAAG GTCTGAACCCCTTTGAGGAGCAGGAGAACGTGGACGCTACATTTGTGGAGGAGACGGCTCTGAAACAGACACTCATTCTGCTGGGATTTGAGGGAAAatga
- the gsap gene encoding gamma-secretase-activating protein isoform X11, giving the protein MLKVQPEFDLRRDVEADIRRKEAAVCRVKDYSGAVDILILNTERDGGILYSWKGSSGATRVGKYDSSTKQNKLLYTFDKQVCVSSCSLNKEETLLAVSLAQNNGGEEHLKPISQCLTLLIEIHPINNTKVLKAVDCRVKVQFLHPETNRRSVQESHLLLLTEDGYVDQYHVMLTRHEGYKVVVANPERLSKTAERVAEDFCWVQWDVHTQRLYYLTHADKFLLRCVQFYDNHNCETVLELPLALPAHAFSTVKFVNLGFDHHHVEKPERVKMEVFTNRLGSMCVCSSRPACHKPELIYSVVLVHKDCSKTFRVTLGQPTRDSTLLHPLFIPIGYYVVVYLRACFLHCINTRQQEMLCHSLFLSGDDADLGLSSKSGAFTVLHADDESSVALLDLPNGTIHGVQLSPPHLLQILRSGPRSGRPNNMVDAQRLATLHCLLLYSGNDPNVELEIIEWLCDNVKVFESFDPIQEFILASLYRISYQKSLSLDKLLPCSSVFEGKEVPACLTEIPGVLCTTLLHTESVFKGKARSVQGFWSELQWNTERTAYFDVDPNPRYRTSHVQAYWSKLMTEKPSSHMTHVLENTKKVLSMVDTWRLDRKLVPLFQEEDHHQKLLIGLTVEKLREHLNTHLPRQGKKKIDSLVINYVAKLLELIRHMLESVWLKHKLGPLVLCFKQRASPGEWAVFHFMLRILEATRGLCMPLPPGYQTLLAALALRCLPHHTFLQYVDHRFLQLTDTFVSRLMTELDNSAANEKLKFSVLKRLPEANRFYHMWDHPISSASISRDYVRNLLGGRNKNKGFAFTGRDKASFRTDVLPLTYLAKVLSDIEEQGLNPFEEQENVDATFVEETALKQTLILLGFEGK; this is encoded by the exons ATGTTAAAAGTGCAGCCCGAGTTTGACCTGCGCAGAGATGTGGAGGCTGACATCCGAAGGAAGGAGGCGGCGGTGTGCAGGGTGAAAG ACTACTCTGGAGCAGTGGACATTTTAATCCTCAACACTGAGAGAGATGGGGGCATCCTTTACTCCTGGAAg GGATCAAGTGGGGCCACACGTGTTGGGAAATATGACTCAAGCACCAAGCAGAATAAG CTCCTGTATACCTTCGACAAGCAGGTGTGTGTTAGCAGCTGCTCCCTAAACAAGGAGGAAACGTTGTTAG CTGTCAGCTTGGCACAAAACAATGGTGGAGAGGAGCACCTCAAACCAA TATCCCAGTGCTTGACGCTCCTGATTGAGATCCATCCTATCAACAACACCAAAGTCTTAAAGGCGGTAGACTGCAGGGTCAAAGTGCAG TTTCTCCATCCTGAAACTAACCGCAGATCAGTGCAGGAGAGCCACCTGCTGCTGCTAACTGAAGATGGAT ATGTGGATCAGTACCACGTCATGCTGACCAGGCATGAGGGTTACAAAGTG GTGGTGGCCAATCCGGAGCGTTTGTCCAAGACAGCCGAGCGGGTGGCGGAGGATTTCTGCTGGGTCCAATGGGACGTGCACACGCAGAGGCTCTATTATCTCACCCATGCG GACAAGTTCCTGCTGCGATGTGTGCAGTTCTACGACAACCACAATTGTGAAACTGTG CTGGAGCTCCCATTAGCGTTGCCTGCTCATGCTTTCAGCACCGTCAA gtTTGTGAACTTGGGTTTTGACCACCATCACGTGGAGAAGCCAGAGCGAGTAAAGATGGAAGTATTCACAAACCGATTAG GAAGCATGTGCGTGTGCTCCAGTCGACCCGCTTGCCACAAACCGGAGCTCATCTATTCTGTGGTTTTAGTTCACAAag ACTGCAGCAAGACTTTTCGGGTCACTTTGGGCCAGCCGACACGGGACAGCACGCTGCTCCATCCCCTCTTCATTCCTATag GTTACTACGTCGTGGTGTATCTGCGCGCTTGCTTCCTGCACTGCATCAACACCAGGCAGCAGGAGATGCTCTGCCACTCCCTCTTCCTGTCTG GTGATGATGCGGACTTGGGCCTATCGTCAAAGTCCGGAGCGTTCACAGTGCTGCACGCAGATGACGAGTCAAGTGTGGCCCTGTTGGACCTGCCAAATGGGACTATCCATGGTGTCCAACTCAGCCCACCCCACCTTCTGCAGATTCTACGATCAGGCCCCCGTTCTGG GAGACCCAACAACATGGTTGACGCTCAGCGCCTGGCCACCCTTCACTGCCTTCTCCTTTACAGCGGAAATGACCCAAACGTGGAGCTGGAG ATTATTGAGTGGCTGTGTGACAATGTGAAAGTATTTGAGTCCTTTGACCCCATCCAGGAGTTCATTCTAG CATCTTTATACAGAATTAGCTACCAGAAGTCCCTCAGCCTGGATAAACTGCTGCCTTGCTCATCGGTGTTTGAAGGGAAG GAGGTACCAGCGTGTCTGACGGAGATCCCCGGTGTGCTGTGCACCACTCTGCTGCATACCGAGTCTGTGTTTAAAGGGAAG GCCAGGAGTGTCCAGGGCTTCTGGTCCGAGCTGCAGTGGAACACGGAGAGGACAGCATATTTTGACGTCGATCCCAACCCCAGATACAGAACCTCTCACGTTCAGGCCTACTGGAGCAAACTT ATGACAGAAAAACCCTCAAGCCACATGACTCATGTGTTGGAGAACACTAAGAA GGTTCTTTCCATGGTAGACACTTGGCGTCTTG ACAGGAAGCTGGTTCCGCTTTTCCAAGAGGAGGATCACCACCAGAAGCTGCTCATAGGCCTG aCGGTGGAGAAGCTCCGAGAGCATCTCAATACACACCTGCCTCGCCAGGGCAAGAAGAAGATAGACTCCCTGGTCATCAACTATGTAGCCAAACTG ctGGAGCTGATCAGACACATGCTGGAGTCAGTCTGGCTGAAGCACAAGCTGGGCCCTCTTGTTCTGTGCTT CAAACAACGGGCCAGTCCGGGCGAGTGGGCTGTGTTTCACTTCATGCTTCGGATCCTAGAAGCCACCAGGGGTCTCTGCATGCCCCTCCCACCTG GTTATCAAACTCTGCTAGCGGCGTTGGCTTTGCGTTGCCTCCCTCATCACACTTTCCTACAGTATGTCGACCACCGCTTCCTTCAGCTAACGGACACCTTCGTGTCTCGACTCATGACAG AGTTGGACAACAGTGCAGCTAATGAGAAACTGAAGTTCAGTGTATTAAAGAGACTTCCAGAG GCAAACAGATTCTACCACATGTGGGATCATCCTATCAGTTCGGCTTCCATCTCCAGAGATTACGTCAGGAATCTGTTGGGGGGACGGAACAAAAACAag GGATTTGCTTTCACCGGCAGAGACAAAGCATCCTTCAGAACAGACGTCCTGCCTTTGACGTACCTGGCCAAAGTGCTTTCTGACATCGAGGAGCAAG GTCTGAACCCCTTTGAGGAGCAGGAGAACGTGGACGCTACATTTGTGGAGGAGACGGCTCTGAAACAGACACTCATTCTGCTGGGATTTGAGGGAAAatga